The region CGGCCTGTGGGCGACGCTGTCGCAGGACCGCTGATGGGCCGCAAGCGGGCCCGTTCGGGCTACTTCGAGGCGGTGCGGGGCGGCGGCGCCGCCATCGCGCTGGACCGGGGCGAGATCTCCATCCTGCGCTCCCTGGTCGTCCAGCTGCTGGAGCTGGTCGGCCCGGGACCGGGCGCGGCCGACGCGGACGCCGACCCGCTGGCCGAGCTGTTCGCCGAGGGGCCCAGCAAGCCGCCGGACGACCCGGCGCTGGCCAGGCTGTTCCCCGACGCCTACGAGGAGCAGGCGGACGCCTCGGAATTCCGCCGCTTCACCGAGAACGACCTGCGGGCCCGCAAGCGCGACGACGCGCTGGCCATGGTGCGCTGCCTGGACCGGGGCGGCGCGCAGCTGGACCTCACGCCCGAGGAGTCCAGGCAGTGGCTGGGCACCCTCAACGATCTGCGGCTGACCATCGGCGCGTACCTGGACATCACCGAGGACGACGACAACGAGCTGTACCACCT is a window of Streptomyces sp. NBC_01477 DNA encoding:
- a CDS encoding DUF2017 domain-containing protein — protein: MGRKRARSGYFEAVRGGGAAIALDRGEISILRSLVVQLLELVGPGPGAADADADPLAELFAEGPSKPPDDPALARLFPDAYEEQADASEFRRFTENDLRARKRDDALAMVRCLDRGGAQLDLTPEESRQWLGTLNDLRLTIGAYLDITEDDDNELYHLPDDDERKPMVVAYLWLGALQESLVETLMP